From a single Pelobacter seleniigenes DSM 18267 genomic region:
- a CDS encoding sigma-54-dependent transcriptional regulator — protein MPNKSQILLIDDEPDSCKALSLLLSKAGYSVESCHSGEKALSLLRTHPFDLIISDLLLPGVSGIDILKQVKEDSPETCVILITGNASAETAVEAMKEGALDYITKPFNFERLKIQVAKALEKSRLVLENQYLRQQLHGRYRFDNIIGTSQAMQLVFERMEKIAGTDSTILVLGASGTGKELVAKAIHYNSSRKDKPFIAINCGAIPEDLLESELFGHVKGAFTSAVADKPGKFEVANGGTIFLDEIGDMPLHLQMKLLRVLQEHEIERIGSSRKIHLDVRLISATNVDLQLKVKEGRFREDLYYRLNVIPIHLPPLKERRGDIPQLARYFMEKICKEMNRPLIGIGVDALRAMEAYDWPGNVREMENIIERTVALTDSTEIGCSDLPSDIGKFQSQELTITPKITANGIDMNQVIADIERELIVQALDLGHGVKARAAELLNINRTTLVEKIKRLGVDA, from the coding sequence ACAGTTGCAAGGCCCTTTCACTGTTGTTGAGCAAAGCCGGCTACAGTGTTGAAAGTTGCCACTCCGGAGAAAAGGCATTATCCCTCCTGAGAACACATCCCTTTGACCTCATCATCAGCGACTTGCTGCTCCCCGGGGTCAGCGGCATCGATATTCTCAAACAGGTCAAAGAAGATTCTCCCGAAACCTGTGTCATCCTTATTACCGGCAACGCCTCCGCAGAGACAGCGGTCGAAGCCATGAAGGAAGGAGCGCTCGACTATATCACCAAGCCGTTTAACTTTGAGCGTTTGAAGATTCAAGTCGCCAAAGCACTGGAAAAGAGCCGGCTGGTTCTGGAAAACCAATACCTGCGTCAGCAACTTCACGGGCGCTACCGTTTTGATAATATCATTGGCACCAGTCAGGCCATGCAACTGGTCTTTGAACGGATGGAAAAAATTGCCGGAACCGATTCAACGATCCTGGTGCTGGGAGCATCCGGGACCGGCAAAGAACTGGTCGCCAAAGCGATTCACTACAACAGTTCCCGCAAGGACAAACCTTTTATTGCCATCAACTGTGGAGCGATTCCTGAAGATCTGCTCGAGTCGGAGTTGTTTGGACATGTCAAGGGTGCCTTCACCAGTGCCGTCGCCGACAAACCGGGCAAATTTGAAGTTGCCAACGGCGGTACGATTTTTTTGGATGAGATCGGTGACATGCCACTACATTTGCAGATGAAACTGCTGCGGGTACTGCAGGAGCATGAGATAGAACGAATCGGCTCAAGTCGCAAAATCCACCTGGATGTTCGCCTGATTTCGGCCACCAATGTCGACCTGCAGTTAAAAGTCAAAGAAGGACGCTTCCGGGAGGACCTGTATTATCGTCTCAATGTCATTCCCATCCACCTGCCCCCCTTAAAAGAGCGCCGCGGCGACATTCCTCAACTAGCACGTTATTTTATGGAGAAGATCTGCAAAGAAATGAACCGCCCGCTGATCGGCATCGGTGTGGATGCGCTTAGGGCCATGGAAGCCTATGATTGGCCCGGCAATGTCAGGGAAATGGAAAATATTATCGAACGGACAGTCGCACTGACCGACAGCACCGAAATCGGTTGTAGCGATCTGCCTTCGGATATCGGCAAGTTTCAGAGTCAGGAGCTGACGATCACACCGAAGATAACCGCAAATGGCATCGATATGAATCAGGTCATCGCGGATATTGAACGGGAACTGATTGTTCAGGCGTTGGATCTAGGGCACGGGGTGAAAGCCCGTGCGGCTGAGTTACTCAATATCAACCGCACGACCTTGGTGGAAAAAATCAAGCGTCTGGGAGTAGATGCCTAG
- the typA gene encoding translational GTPase TypA, translating into MSEKLRNIAIIAHVDHGKTTLVDAMLIQSGVYRENQAITERVMDSNDLEKERGITILSKNLSVQHGDLKINIVDTPGHADFGGEVERILKMVDSVLLLVDAFDGPMPQTRFVLKKSLDLGLKPIVVINKIDRPGARPEEVVNMVFDLFCELNANEDQLDFPIVYASAKNGIAKRELEDESDNLEPLFEVIGERVDPPSGDPNAPFQLLVTSIAYNKFIGRISTGKIFNGTVSAGETVAHINRDGTVKHGRITKLLGYQGLQQVEIESASAGDIVTIAGFEELSIGETLADQENPQPLPYVAIDEPTLSMNFVVSNSPFAGREGKYVTSRNIRDRLMKELRTNVSLRVEETDNTDTFKVSGRGELHLSILIENMRREGFEMSVSKPEVIFREIDGQLCEPMEYLAIDVPEEYQGTVIEKLGTRKAEMTSMQTMEGTNRLEFIIPARGLIGFRTEFLTDTRGTGVMNHTFHEYAPYKGPISGRKNGVLVAMESGETVAYALFGLQDRGILFLGAGVEVYEGMIIGQHAKENDLVVNACKGKKLTNVRASGSDEAVRLVTPRNLSLEQALEYINDDELVEITPKSIRLRKRYLDANERKKMEKKAK; encoded by the coding sequence ATGTCAGAGAAGTTAAGAAATATAGCAATCATTGCTCACGTTGATCATGGTAAGACCACCTTGGTTGATGCCATGTTAATTCAATCCGGCGTGTATCGGGAAAATCAGGCTATAACCGAGCGGGTAATGGACAGTAACGATCTTGAAAAAGAGCGCGGGATTACCATCCTCTCCAAGAACCTGTCCGTTCAGCACGGTGACCTCAAAATCAATATTGTTGATACCCCCGGCCACGCCGACTTCGGCGGCGAGGTCGAGCGGATTCTCAAGATGGTCGATTCCGTTCTGTTGCTGGTGGATGCTTTTGACGGACCGATGCCGCAGACCCGGTTTGTGCTCAAGAAATCGCTTGACCTCGGTTTGAAACCGATCGTGGTCATTAACAAAATCGACCGGCCGGGAGCGCGTCCGGAAGAAGTGGTCAATATGGTTTTTGACCTCTTCTGCGAACTGAACGCCAACGAAGATCAGCTTGATTTCCCGATCGTCTACGCCAGTGCCAAAAATGGCATCGCCAAGCGGGAGTTGGAGGATGAATCGGATAACCTTGAACCGTTGTTCGAGGTGATTGGCGAGCGTGTCGATCCGCCCAGTGGCGATCCAAACGCGCCGTTCCAACTGCTGGTGACCAGCATCGCCTATAATAAGTTCATCGGTCGGATCTCAACCGGGAAGATTTTCAACGGCACCGTCTCGGCAGGGGAAACCGTTGCCCATATCAATCGTGATGGCACCGTCAAGCACGGCCGGATCACCAAACTGCTCGGTTATCAGGGGCTGCAACAGGTTGAGATCGAATCCGCTTCGGCGGGGGACATTGTCACCATTGCCGGATTTGAGGAGTTGAGCATCGGCGAGACTCTGGCTGACCAGGAGAATCCACAGCCACTGCCTTATGTGGCCATTGATGAACCGACCCTGTCGATGAATTTTGTGGTCAGTAATTCTCCGTTTGCCGGCCGGGAAGGGAAATACGTCACTTCGCGCAACATCCGTGATCGATTGATGAAGGAATTGCGCACCAACGTCTCCTTGCGGGTCGAGGAAACGGACAATACCGACACCTTCAAGGTGTCCGGGCGGGGCGAACTGCATTTGTCCATCCTGATCGAGAATATGCGTCGGGAAGGGTTTGAAATGTCTGTCTCCAAGCCTGAGGTTATCTTTCGCGAAATTGACGGTCAGTTATGTGAGCCGATGGAGTATCTGGCCATTGATGTTCCGGAGGAATATCAGGGCACCGTCATTGAAAAACTCGGTACTCGTAAAGCCGAGATGACCTCCATGCAGACCATGGAAGGGACCAACCGGCTTGAATTTATCATTCCCGCCCGAGGTTTGATCGGTTTCAGGACGGAATTTTTGACCGACACCCGCGGTACCGGCGTCATGAACCACACCTTTCATGAATATGCGCCCTACAAGGGACCGATCAGTGGGCGCAAGAACGGGGTCCTGGTTGCCATGGAATCCGGGGAGACCGTAGCTTACGCGCTGTTCGGACTGCAGGATCGGGGAATTCTCTTCCTGGGGGCAGGGGTCGAAGTCTATGAAGGAATGATTATCGGTCAGCACGCCAAAGAAAATGACCTGGTCGTGAACGCCTGTAAAGGGAAGAAGCTCACCAACGTGCGTGCTTCCGGTAGTGATGAGGCGGTGCGCCTGGTGACTCCGCGCAACCTTTCCCTGGAGCAGGCTCTCGAATATATCAATGATGATGAACTCGTTGAAATTACGCCGAAATCCATCCGCTTGCGGAAACGTTATCTGGATGCCAACGAACGCAAGAAAATGGAAAAGAAAGCCAAGTAA